The Desulfovibrio sp. sequence CCGGCGAAAGCCTGTTCCAGCAGATAGCCGGCAGTGAAGGAATTGTCGTAGATGGTGCGGAACGCGTTTTTGGCGTCCTTTTGGCGAAGACAATACCTGGCTTGCCGATAAGAGAGGGGGTATTCGTCCAGGCCCAGGGCCACCGCGCCCGACCCGCAGGCAACCTTGCCCACGCCCCACGCTTCGAAGGCGCCCATGAGGCGTTCGCCCCAGAGGTGTACTTCTGTCCTAGCCTGTTTTTCTTGCATGGTTTTCAGAATGATGAGGCGTTCATCCAGGATGACTGCCACATCCTGGCTCCCGATGCCGCCACATGCCAGAAGACCCTCGAGAATGGCCTCGGCTGAGCGCTCCAGGACGAGTTCCGACGAGCCATATTCTGAGTAGAAGCCTCGAAGCAATCCCGAAAGGTCGGCAACGGCCACAAGCCTTGGAAGCTCCAGTCCGATGTCCAAAACCTTGGCTGTCCGGGCTATGCGCGAGCGGTACTGTTCCCCGCCACCAATGAGCATTTCGACGAATTGTTCCGCAAGTCTCAGGCGGCTTTGCGCCTCTTGCTGGATGAGTTCACGTTCCAGAATGAGTTCTGTGATCATTTTGATGAGCCGGGCAGACCCACGGACAGCGTCGGGATTTCCGGT is a genomic window containing:
- a CDS encoding helix-turn-helix domain-containing protein, encoding MIIPDDLAQQIVDSAQGIIRCNVNIMDREGIIIGTAQPERYRSFHKGARDVIESGTGVEIRPEDVERYPGSLQGVNLPIVLEGQVIGVIGVTGNPDAVRGSARLIKMITELILERELIQQEAQSRLRLAEQFVEMLIGGGEQYRSRIARTAKVLDIGLELPRLVAVADLSGLLRGFYSEYGSSELVLERSAEAILEGLLACGGIGSQDVAVILDERLIILKTMQEKQARTEVHLWGERLMGAFEAWGVGKVACGSGAVALGLDEYPLSYRQARYCLRQKDAKNAFRTIYDNSFTAGYLLEQAFAGPASMALRPLSKAMKVALTRKPELLETITTLAANNFESDMTAHALGIHRNTLAYRIARLRDMTGLDPTKRHDDALLLKALLAEMRGSGRG